A portion of the Blautia hansenii DSM 20583 genome contains these proteins:
- the pyrB gene encoding aspartate carbamoyltransferase produces the protein MRHLMSPLDLSVEELAKVLDLANDIEKNPEKYAHKCDGKILATLFYEPSTRTRLSFESAMMRLGGKVLGFSSANSSSAAKGESVADTVRTVSCYADICAMRHPKEGAPLVASMASEIPVINAGDGGHQHPTQTLTDLLTIRSLKGRLDNITIGLCGDLKFGRTVHSLIEALVRYEGVKFVLISPEELRIPDYIREDVLKASGHEFIEVERLEEAMPSLDLLYMTRVQRERFFNEEDYVRMKDFYILDKAKMALAREDMLVLHPLPRVNEISVEVDADPRAAYFKQVQYGVYVRMALILSLLGLGVDLC, from the coding sequence ATGAGACACTTAATGAGTCCGTTGGATTTGTCCGTAGAGGAATTGGCGAAGGTTTTAGACCTTGCTAACGATATTGAAAAAAATCCAGAGAAATATGCCCATAAATGTGATGGGAAAATCTTAGCAACCTTGTTTTATGAACCAAGTACAAGAACACGTTTAAGTTTTGAGTCTGCCATGATGCGTCTGGGAGGAAAAGTTTTAGGATTTTCCAGCGCAAACTCGAGCTCTGCCGCAAAGGGCGAAAGTGTGGCAGATACTGTGCGTACTGTGTCCTGCTATGCAGATATCTGTGCTATGCGTCATCCAAAAGAAGGTGCGCCGTTAGTTGCGTCTATGGCATCTGAAATTCCTGTTATCAACGCAGGTGACGGAGGACATCAGCATCCTACACAGACACTTACAGATTTACTTACAATCCGTTCTTTAAAAGGAAGACTGGACAATATTACCATTGGTCTTTGCGGAGACTTAAAGTTCGGAAGAACAGTACATTCTTTAATTGAAGCGCTGGTACGCTACGAGGGTGTAAAATTTGTTTTGATTTCTCCGGAAGAGCTTCGTATTCCGGATTATATTCGTGAAGACGTTTTAAAAGCCAGCGGTCATGAGTTTATTGAAGTAGAGCGTTTGGAAGAGGCAATGCCGAGTCTTGACCTTCTGTATATGACACGTGTGCAGAGAGAACGTTTCTTCAACGAAGAAGATTATGTACGAATGAAAGATTTCTATATCTTAGATAAAGCGAAAATGGCGCTGGCAAGAGAGGATATGCTGGTGCTTCATCCATTGCCAAGAGTAAATGAAATTTCCGTAGAAGTAGATGCAGACCCAAGAGCAGCTTATTTCAAACAGGTACAGTACGGTGTTTATGTAAGAATGGCATTGATTTTAAGCTTGTTAGGATTGGGGGTAGACTTATGTTAA
- a CDS encoding 2-hydroxyacid dehydrogenase, whose amino-acid sequence MKLVIIEPLGVEKEQLLKIAEEKLSKDVEIVYYDTRVTDTETLIERGKDADILVVANLPLNEEVIEGCEKLKLLSVAFTGVDHIPLDLCKEKGICVCNCAGYSTAAVSDLVFGMLISLYRRLAQCDTAVRNQGTKDGLVGFELEAKKFGVIGAGAIGTRVARIAKAFGCEVYIYSRTEKEIEGAQFVSMEELLSVCDIVSLHVPLNKETTHLIDKGKLALMKENAVLINTARGPVVDSEALAEALNEGKIAGACVDVFEKEPPVEASHPLFHAKNILVTPHVAFATKEAMVKRAHIAFENVRAWENGKPQNVM is encoded by the coding sequence GTGAAATTAGTAATTATTGAACCATTAGGTGTGGAAAAAGAGCAGCTTTTAAAAATTGCAGAAGAAAAGCTCTCAAAAGATGTAGAAATTGTATATTATGATACAAGAGTCACAGACACCGAAACTTTGATTGAAAGAGGAAAAGATGCAGATATTCTCGTGGTGGCAAATCTTCCTTTAAATGAAGAAGTGATAGAAGGTTGTGAAAAATTAAAACTTTTATCAGTTGCTTTTACAGGTGTGGATCATATTCCTTTGGATTTATGTAAGGAAAAGGGAATTTGTGTATGTAATTGTGCAGGTTATTCTACGGCAGCTGTATCTGACTTAGTCTTTGGTATGCTGATTTCTCTTTACCGCAGACTTGCACAGTGTGATACTGCTGTGAGAAACCAAGGAACAAAAGACGGTTTAGTAGGCTTTGAGCTGGAGGCTAAGAAATTTGGTGTAATCGGTGCAGGCGCAATCGGTACAAGAGTAGCCCGCATTGCAAAAGCCTTTGGGTGTGAAGTTTATATATACAGCAGAACAGAGAAAGAGATTGAAGGCGCTCAATTTGTATCAATGGAAGAGCTTTTATCTGTCTGTGATATTGTTTCTCTGCACGTACCTTTAAATAAGGAAACAACACATCTGATAGATAAAGGAAAATTAGCATTGATGAAGGAAAATGCTGTGCTCATCAATACCGCAAGGGGTCCGGTGGTGGACAGTGAAGCTTTGGCAGAGGCGCTGAATGAAGGAAAAATTGCAGGAGCTTGTGTGGATGTATTTGAAAAAGAGCCACCAGTAGAAGCATCGCATCCTCTGTTTCATGCAAAAAATATTTTGGTGACACCACATGTGGCATTTGCTACAAAAGAAGCTATGGTGAAGCGTGCGCATATTGCATTTGAAAATGTGAGAGCATGGGAAAATGGGAAACCGCAGAATGTAATGTAA
- a CDS encoding putative ABC transporter permease translates to MKGDFLKCGVLGWGMEIFWTGLHALGSENWKLTGYSSLWMFPIYGMAACIGPVSKKIQDLPLVLRGSIYMTGIFTVEYLSGMFLKHYNMCPWDYSSSPFQYKGVIRLDYAPVWFLVGIIYEKFLKCRGNCYMIVRDDKA, encoded by the coding sequence ATGAAGGGTGATTTTTTGAAATGCGGAGTATTGGGATGGGGAATGGAAATTTTCTGGACAGGTCTGCATGCTCTGGGCAGTGAAAATTGGAAGCTTACCGGCTATTCCTCTTTATGGATGTTTCCCATATACGGAATGGCGGCGTGTATCGGACCTGTTTCAAAGAAAATACAGGATTTGCCGTTGGTCTTGCGAGGCAGTATTTACATGACGGGAATTTTTACGGTGGAGTATCTTTCTGGCATGTTTTTAAAGCATTATAATATGTGTCCGTGGGATTACAGCAGCAGTCCTTTTCAGTATAAAGGCGTTATTCGGCTGGACTATGCGCCGGTATGGTTTTTGGTTGGAATAATCTATGAAAAATTCTTGAAATGCAGAGGTAACTGTTATATGATAGTACGTGATGATAAAGCTTGA
- the rsfS gene encoding ribosome silencing factor has protein sequence MNSKEIARIACEAMEDKKAQDIKIINIENVSSLADYFIVASGMNRNQVQAMADNVNEMLGKAGVEPKQLEGYQNANWILMDYRDVVIHIFDEENRLFYDLERIWRDGEILEREELN, from the coding sequence ATGAACAGTAAAGAAATCGCACGTATAGCCTGTGAAGCTATGGAAGATAAAAAAGCACAGGACATTAAGATTATCAATATTGAAAATGTATCTTCACTGGCAGATTACTTCATCGTTGCAAGCGGAATGAACCGCAATCAGGTACAGGCAATGGCTGATAATGTGAATGAAATGCTGGGAAAAGCAGGAGTAGAACCGAAACAGTTAGAAGGTTATCAGAATGCTAACTGGATTTTAATGGATTACAGAGATGTTGTTATTCACATTTTTGATGAAGAAAATCGATTATTCTATGATTTGGAACGTATTTGGAGAGACGGAGAAATTTTAGAAAGAGAAGAATTAAATTAA
- a CDS encoding aspartate kinase translates to MKKVVKFGGSSLASAEQFEKVGKIIRADESRRYVVPSAPGKRFSEDTKVTDLLYACYEAADDEGKFQKILEEIKARYQQIIDGLQISLSLEKEFEEVKENFKNQIGKEYAASRGEYLNGKIMAAYLGYEFVDPAEIIRFDGNGQFDAGITELLVAKKLNNIERAVVPGFYGAKENGEIKTFSRGGSDITGSILAGALDVDLYENWTDVSGVMVTDPRIIPNPKSIDTITYRELRELSYMGATVLHEDAIFPVRKAGIPINIKNTNEPEAEGTMIVEDTCKKPLYTITGIAGKKGFCSLFIEKSMMNAEIGFGRKVLQVLEEQGISFEHIPSGIDTMTVFIHQDEFAEKEQQVIAGVHRTVNPDYMELESDLALIAVVGRGMRSNRGTAARIFAALAHADVNVKMIDQGSSELNIIVGVKNEDFEVAIKALYDIFVETQI, encoded by the coding sequence ATGAAAAAAGTTGTGAAATTCGGTGGGAGTTCTCTTGCCAGTGCAGAACAGTTTGAAAAAGTAGGGAAAATTATTCGTGCAGATGAAAGCAGAAGATACGTTGTTCCGTCTGCACCCGGAAAACGTTTTTCAGAGGATACAAAGGTTACGGATTTACTTTATGCCTGTTATGAGGCAGCAGACGATGAGGGGAAATTTCAAAAGATTTTAGAAGAAATCAAAGCTCGCTATCAGCAAATTATTGATGGCTTACAGATTTCTCTGTCATTGGAAAAGGAATTTGAGGAAGTAAAAGAGAACTTTAAAAATCAGATTGGGAAAGAATATGCCGCATCCAGAGGGGAATATTTAAACGGAAAAATTATGGCGGCATATTTGGGCTATGAATTTGTGGACCCGGCGGAAATCATTCGTTTTGACGGAAACGGACAGTTTGATGCAGGAATTACAGAGCTTTTGGTTGCCAAGAAATTAAATAATATAGAACGGGCAGTTGTACCGGGATTTTATGGAGCAAAAGAAAACGGAGAAATTAAAACCTTTTCCAGAGGAGGTTCTGATATTACCGGCTCTATTCTTGCAGGAGCTTTAGATGTAGACTTGTATGAAAACTGGACAGATGTTTCAGGAGTTATGGTAACAGACCCCAGAATTATCCCAAACCCAAAGTCCATTGATACCATTACTTATCGTGAACTCCGTGAGCTTTCTTACATGGGCGCTACTGTGCTTCACGAGGATGCTATTTTCCCTGTAAGAAAAGCAGGTATTCCGATTAACATTAAAAATACCAATGAACCGGAAGCAGAAGGAACAATGATTGTAGAGGATACCTGTAAAAAGCCATTGTATACCATTACCGGTATTGCAGGGAAAAAAGGTTTCTGTTCTCTGTTTATTGAAAAATCCATGATGAATGCAGAAATCGGTTTCGGAAGAAAGGTATTGCAGGTGTTAGAAGAACAGGGGATTTCTTTTGAACATATTCCATCAGGAATTGATACTATGACGGTATTTATCCATCAGGATGAGTTTGCGGAAAAAGAGCAGCAGGTAATTGCAGGCGTACATAGAACTGTAAATCCGGATTACATGGAATTAGAGTCAGACTTGGCTTTGATTGCTGTGGTTGGTAGGGGCATGCGTTCAAATCGTGGTACTGCCGCAAGAATTTTTGCTGCGCTGGCACATGCTGATGTTAATGTTAAAATGATTGATCAGGGCTCCAGTGAGTTAAATATCATTGTGGGTGTGAAAAATGAAGACTTTGAAGTGGCAATTAAAGCGCTGTATGACATTTTTGTAGAAACACAGATTTAA
- a CDS encoding bifunctional chorismate mutase/prephenate dehydratase, which yields MMPDLQDLRKEIDAIDNQMTSLFEKRMEIAEQVARFKIENEKPVFDRTRELEKLKSVSQKTHSNFNRCGIQELYQQIMSISRKRQYQLLQEHGISQKSLFTPVDNLEKENVTVVFQGVEGAYSHAAMCRFFGNSIQSYHVDTWKDAMEEIKHGRARYAVLPIENSTAGIVQDNYDLLTAYDHVIVGEQIIPCQHVLAGIPGSTLSDIQHVYSHPQALMQCREFLDSNENWCTHDFSNTAAAAKKVALEKDKTQAAIASPYAAEYFGLSVLKEGIFSNPENSTRFIIVTKDKIYQKAAHKISVSYELPHESGSLYNSLSHFIYNGLNMTKIESRPIANRNWEYRFFVDFEGNLSDSAVKNALCGLSFEVQNLRIHGNY from the coding sequence ATGATGCCGGATTTACAGGATTTAAGAAAAGAAATAGATGCTATTGATAATCAAATGACTTCCCTGTTCGAAAAAAGGATGGAAATTGCCGAACAGGTAGCACGATTTAAAATTGAAAATGAAAAACCGGTTTTTGACCGTACCAGAGAATTAGAAAAATTAAAATCAGTCTCTCAAAAAACGCACAGTAATTTTAACCGCTGCGGCATTCAGGAGCTATATCAGCAGATTATGTCCATCAGCAGAAAACGCCAATATCAGCTTCTTCAGGAACACGGAATATCTCAAAAAAGCCTTTTTACTCCTGTGGATAACTTGGAAAAAGAAAATGTAACAGTTGTGTTTCAAGGAGTGGAAGGCGCATACAGTCATGCTGCCATGTGTCGTTTCTTTGGCAATTCTATTCAAAGCTACCATGTAGACACATGGAAAGATGCTATGGAAGAAATTAAACACGGCCGTGCACGCTATGCCGTACTGCCTATTGAGAACTCAACTGCCGGAATTGTACAGGACAATTATGATTTACTTACCGCTTACGACCATGTTATCGTAGGAGAACAGATTATCCCATGCCAGCATGTTCTTGCGGGTATACCGGGAAGCACTCTTTCCGACATTCAGCATGTATATTCTCACCCGCAAGCTTTAATGCAGTGTCGGGAATTTCTGGACAGCAACGAAAATTGGTGTACCCATGATTTTAGTAATACTGCTGCCGCAGCAAAAAAAGTCGCATTGGAAAAGGATAAAACACAGGCAGCTATTGCAAGCCCTTATGCTGCTGAATATTTTGGACTTTCTGTTTTAAAAGAAGGTATTTTCTCTAATCCGGAAAATTCTACCCGTTTCATTATTGTTACAAAGGATAAAATATACCAAAAAGCTGCCCATAAAATCAGCGTCAGCTATGAACTGCCTCACGAAAGCGGAAGTCTGTATAACAGCCTGTCCCATTTTATTTACAATGGTTTAAACATGACCAAAATTGAGTCTCGACCTATTGCCAACCGTAACTGGGAATACCGTTTTTTCGTAGATTTTGAAGGAAATTTAAGCGACAGCGCTGTTAAAAATGCTTTATGCGGTCTGAGCTTTGAAGTACAAAACCTCCGTATACACGGAAATTATTGA
- the nadD gene encoding nicotinate-nucleotide adenylyltransferase, translating to MWENRKKIGIMGGTFDPIHIGHLILGEIAYEQFQLDKVLFMPAGNPPHKKNRKDGASNQQRVEMVKRAIASNPHFGLSLVEMDKTTYTYTYKTLEELKKQNPDTDYYFILGADSLYDFEEWKEPGRILQACTVLVATRDHTSHERLNNRISFLEEKYHGRIEKMNSPTIDIASKELRARIVEGNPIIYYVPDEVAAYIRENNIYKDCDKDEI from the coding sequence ATGTGGGAGAACAGGAAAAAAATCGGAATTATGGGAGGGACATTTGATCCTATTCATATAGGGCATTTGATTTTAGGAGAAATTGCTTATGAGCAGTTTCAGCTAGATAAAGTATTATTTATGCCGGCCGGTAATCCGCCTCATAAGAAGAACCGTAAAGATGGAGCCAGCAATCAGCAGCGGGTGGAAATGGTAAAAAGAGCCATTGCATCAAATCCTCATTTTGGACTATCCTTGGTGGAAATGGACAAAACCACTTATACCTATACTTACAAAACGCTGGAGGAATTAAAGAAGCAAAATCCGGATACAGATTATTATTTTATTCTGGGAGCGGACTCTTTGTATGATTTTGAAGAATGGAAAGAGCCCGGAAGGATTTTACAAGCATGTACGGTTCTCGTGGCAACTCGAGACCATACAAGCCATGAGCGTTTAAACAACAGAATTTCCTTTTTGGAAGAGAAATATCATGGCAGAATTGAAAAAATGAATTCCCCTACCATAGATATTGCTTCGAAAGAGCTTCGTGCTCGAATTGTTGAGGGAAACCCCATTATTTATTATGTACCTGATGAGGTTGCCGCTTACATCAGAGAAAATAATATATATAAGGATTGTGATAAAGATGAAATATGA
- the yqeK gene encoding bis(5'-nucleosyl)-tetraphosphatase (symmetrical) YqeK yields MKYDFAEIEKKLKKYLDKDRLLHTLGVMYTASALAMAHGADMEQAQIAGLLHDCAKCISNKKKMKLCMKNGIELSPSEKQNTFLIHAKLGAHIAKEQYKVSDDEVLSAIRWHTTGKENMTTLEKIVYIADYIEPGRDKAPHLSWVRKIAFMDLDECMYYILKDSLNYLERNTKVIDPATQKAFYYYETLHLGKKQKGLDKHEQ; encoded by the coding sequence ATGAAATATGATTTTGCCGAAATTGAAAAAAAACTGAAGAAATATTTGGACAAAGACCGTTTGCTTCATACGCTGGGTGTTATGTATACAGCGTCTGCGCTGGCTATGGCACATGGAGCAGATATGGAACAGGCTCAGATTGCCGGTCTTCTTCATGATTGTGCAAAATGTATTTCCAATAAGAAAAAGATGAAGCTTTGTATGAAAAATGGGATAGAACTTTCACCATCTGAAAAGCAGAATACATTTTTAATTCATGCAAAGCTGGGAGCACATATTGCCAAAGAGCAGTACAAGGTATCAGATGATGAAGTGCTTTCTGCTATTCGCTGGCATACAACGGGAAAAGAGAACATGACAACCTTGGAAAAAATTGTGTATATTGCCGATTACATTGAACCGGGCAGAGATAAAGCGCCGCATTTGTCATGGGTGAGAAAAATAGCGTTTATGGATTTAGATGAATGTATGTATTATATTTTAAAGGATAGTTTGAATTATCTGGAGAGAAATACAAAAGTAATAGACCCGGCAACGCAGAAGGCTTTTTATTATTATGAAACACTGCATCTTGGAAAAAAACAGAAAGGATTGGACAAGCATGAACAGTAA
- a CDS encoding aspartate carbamoyltransferase regulatory subunit: MLNVGRLSEGVVLDHIKAGKSMTIYHDLKLDKLDCCVAIIKNARSDKMGRKDIIKVECPIDSLNLDILGFIDHNITVNIIKDGEIVEKKDLSLPKEIRNVIRCKNPRCITSIEQELDHVFILADPEKEIYRCKYCEEKYRGNRNK; this comes from the coding sequence ATGTTAAATGTAGGCCGTTTAAGTGAAGGTGTGGTTTTAGACCATATTAAAGCAGGAAAAAGCATGACAATTTATCATGACTTAAAGTTGGATAAGCTGGACTGCTGTGTGGCAATTATTAAAAATGCCAGAAGTGATAAAATGGGACGCAAGGACATTATTAAAGTAGAATGTCCCATTGACTCATTAAATTTAGATATTCTGGGATTTATCGACCATAATATTACGGTAAATATTATTAAAGACGGAGAAATTGTAGAGAAGAAAGACCTTTCTCTCCCAAAAGAAATCCGGAATGTAATTCGCTGTAAAAACCCACGTTGTATTACTTCTATTGAGCAGGAGCTGGATCATGTATTTATTCTGGCAGATCCGGAAAAGGAAATATATCGTTGCAAATATTGTGAAGAAAAGTACAGGGGAAACAGAAATAAATAA
- the lexA gene encoding transcriptional repressor LexA, which produces MEYGKITQKQSEILEYMKNEILNRGFPPSVREICEAVHLKSTSSVHSHLETLEKNGYIRRDPTKPRAIEIVDDNFNLVRRETVNVPIIGKVSAGQPLLAVENIDGYFPIPSEYMPNNKTFMLVVQGDSMINAGIFNGDYVIVEQQQTAENGQKVVALVEDSATVKTFYKEDGHIRLQPENDTMEPIIVEQDQFFQILGKVIGVFRFMR; this is translated from the coding sequence ATGGAATATGGAAAGATTACTCAAAAACAATCTGAAATTTTAGAATATATGAAAAATGAAATTTTAAACCGAGGATTTCCCCCTTCTGTAAGAGAAATTTGTGAAGCAGTTCATTTAAAGTCTACTTCATCTGTACATTCTCATTTAGAAACTCTGGAAAAAAACGGTTATATCCGCAGAGACCCTACCAAACCAAGGGCTATTGAAATTGTAGATGATAACTTTAATCTGGTACGCCGTGAGACAGTAAACGTTCCGATTATCGGAAAGGTTTCTGCCGGTCAGCCGCTTTTGGCAGTGGAAAACATTGATGGATATTTTCCCATCCCTTCTGAGTATATGCCAAATAACAAAACTTTCATGTTGGTTGTTCAGGGAGACAGTATGATTAACGCCGGTATTTTTAACGGCGATTATGTGATTGTGGAACAGCAGCAAACTGCAGAAAACGGACAAAAAGTAGTAGCCCTTGTGGAAGACTCTGCCACTGTAAAAACCTTTTATAAAGAAGATGGGCATATCCGACTGCAACCGGAAAATGATACTATGGAACCTATTATCGTGGAACAAGATCAGTTTTTCCAGATTTTAGGAAAAGTCATTGGTGTTTTTCGCTTTATGCGTTAA
- the yhbY gene encoding ribosome assembly RNA-binding protein YhbY, whose amino-acid sequence MTSKQRAYLKGLAMTMEPIFQIGKSSLTPENTAAVAEALEARELIKISVLQNCMDDPKEIAAVLAERTRSQVVQVIGKKIVLYKEGKDNKKKIFLP is encoded by the coding sequence ATGACAAGCAAACAAAGAGCTTATTTAAAAGGTCTTGCTATGACAATGGAACCGATTTTTCAGATTGGAAAATCCAGCCTGACACCGGAAAATACAGCAGCAGTGGCAGAGGCTTTAGAAGCAAGAGAGCTGATAAAAATCAGTGTACTCCAGAATTGTATGGATGACCCGAAGGAAATTGCAGCAGTTTTGGCAGAGCGTACACGTTCTCAGGTTGTACAGGTTATTGGCAAGAAAATTGTTTTATATAAAGAAGGAAAAGATAATAAAAAGAAAATTTTCCTTCCATAA
- a CDS encoding ATP-binding protein, with protein sequence MFHIDECILYRNFPHGDILKDMTDALSICCKEPEAPEKSKPLFYSCMNRLVEMANDYGFRGDLWNHYLTWLLVNHENAFSVSCEITGLTHSPSLNALALHDFAIFKDLFHLDFSAFESFYGTSSCCNLISNYQTEHQRGLYVNERISGRLSALSSLLENSASPEEFMEHIVDFYKDFGVGKLGLHKAFRLEHKNPAQTTEIIPITRVAHVKLDDLVGYELEKKKLTDNTEAFLAGKPANNCLLFGDAGTGKSTCIKAILNQYYEKGLRIIEVYKHQFQDLNDVIAQIKNRNYKFIIYMDDLSFEDFEIEYKYLKAVIEGGLEKKPNNVLIYATSNRRHLIRESFRDKNERDDDLHTNDTVQEKLSLVSRFGITIYFGSPEKKEFQNIVLALAKRNEINMPEDEILAKANIWELQHGGLSGRTAQQFIDYLKGTLYS encoded by the coding sequence ATGTTTCACATTGATGAATGTATCTTATACAGAAACTTTCCTCACGGAGATATTTTAAAGGATATGACAGATGCCCTGTCTATCTGCTGTAAAGAACCGGAAGCGCCGGAAAAATCAAAACCTCTTTTTTACAGCTGCATGAACCGTTTAGTGGAAATGGCAAATGACTATGGTTTTCGAGGAGATTTATGGAACCATTACCTTACCTGGCTTTTAGTCAATCACGAAAATGCTTTCAGCGTTTCCTGTGAAATAACAGGACTGACACATAGTCCTTCCTTAAATGCTCTGGCTCTCCATGACTTTGCGATTTTTAAGGATTTATTTCATCTGGATTTTTCTGCTTTTGAAAGCTTTTACGGAACGTCCTCCTGCTGTAATTTAATCAGTAATTACCAAACAGAACATCAGAGAGGATTATATGTAAATGAACGCATTTCCGGTCGGCTTTCTGCTTTGAGCAGCCTTTTGGAAAATTCTGCTTCTCCGGAAGAATTTATGGAACATATTGTTGATTTTTATAAGGATTTCGGAGTAGGTAAATTAGGACTTCACAAAGCCTTTCGTCTGGAGCATAAAAATCCTGCTCAGACAACAGAAATCATTCCGATTACCAGAGTTGCCCATGTAAAATTGGATGATTTAGTCGGATACGAATTAGAAAAGAAAAAGCTGACGGATAATACAGAAGCTTTTCTGGCAGGAAAGCCCGCCAATAACTGTCTCCTCTTCGGTGATGCAGGAACCGGAAAGTCTACCTGCATTAAAGCAATTCTAAACCAATATTATGAAAAGGGACTTCGTATTATCGAGGTATATAAGCATCAGTTTCAGGATTTAAATGATGTAATTGCTCAAATTAAAAATCGAAATTATAAATTTATTATCTATATGGATGACCTGTCCTTCGAGGATTTTGAAATCGAATACAAATACTTAAAGGCCGTTATCGAAGGCGGATTAGAGAAAAAGCCTAACAATGTGTTGATTTATGCCACCTCAAACCGTAGACATCTCATTCGAGAAAGCTTTCGTGATAAAAATGAACGTGACGATGATTTACACACCAATGATACCGTACAGGAAAAACTGTCCTTGGTTTCACGCTTTGGTATTACTATTTATTTTGGCTCACCGGAGAAAAAAGAATTTCAGAATATTGTGCTTGCTCTGGCTAAGCGAAATGAAATCAATATGCCGGAAGATGAAATCTTGGCAAAAGCGAATATTTGGGAATTGCAGCATGGCGGTCTTTCCGGACGAACTGCGCAGCAGTTTATCGACTATTTAAAAGGAACCTTATATTCTTAA
- a CDS encoding DMT family transporter encodes MKENAKGHFLALFTICVWGTTFIATKVLLKAFTPIEILFMRFLMGYFILLLMNHQGLSVSNIKQELYFIGAGITGVTLYFLLENIALTYTYASNVGIIIATAPFFTAILGRIFLKEERLKTGFFIGFLTSITGIILISVHGSSAFSLNPKGDILAFLAAFVWACYSVLVKKIGSFGMSVIQSTRHIFFYGIFFMIIPVFLMGFEWGLERFRNPVYLGNMLFLGIGASALCFVTWNLAVKLLGAVRTAVYLYLSPVVTIIVSALVLEEKITVVSAIGVVLVFAGLILSDKGKGKN; translated from the coding sequence ATGAAAGAAAATGCGAAAGGACATTTCTTGGCATTATTTACCATTTGTGTCTGGGGAACGACTTTTATTGCAACAAAAGTTTTATTAAAGGCGTTTACGCCCATTGAAATTTTATTTATGCGCTTTTTGATGGGGTATTTTATACTTTTACTCATGAACCATCAGGGTTTGTCTGTAAGCAACATAAAACAGGAATTGTATTTTATTGGCGCTGGGATTACCGGAGTGACTTTATATTTCCTTTTGGAGAATATTGCTTTGACGTATACTTATGCTTCTAATGTAGGAATTATTATTGCCACAGCTCCTTTTTTTACTGCGATTTTAGGGAGAATATTTTTAAAAGAAGAAAGGTTGAAAACAGGATTTTTTATAGGATTTCTTACAAGTATTACCGGAATTATTCTCATTAGTGTACATGGAAGCAGTGCTTTTTCTTTAAACCCGAAAGGAGATATTTTGGCATTTCTGGCGGCGTTTGTATGGGCTTGTTATTCTGTGCTGGTGAAAAAAATAGGTTCTTTTGGAATGTCTGTTATTCAAAGTACACGCCATATTTTCTTTTACGGTATTTTCTTTATGATTATCCCAGTATTTCTTATGGGATTTGAATGGGGATTAGAAAGATTTCGTAATCCTGTCTATTTAGGAAATATGCTATTTTTAGGAATCGGAGCTTCTGCTCTTTGTTTTGTGACGTGGAATTTAGCGGTAAAGCTTTTAGGCGCCGTACGTACGGCTGTTTATTTATACCTTTCTCCTGTCGTAACAATTATTGTATCTGCTCTTGTTTTAGAAGAGAAAATAACGGTTGTATCAGCAATTGGGGTAGTATTGGTTTTTGCAGGACTTATTTTATCGGATAAAGGAAAAGGAAAAAATTAG